One window of the Azospirillum sp. TSH58 genome contains the following:
- a CDS encoding FAD-binding oxidoreductase: MSNDTLNTGRPDFATAVLAPIHAIVGDRGLITDPGTMQPFMESWRDGWVGRSPAVVLPDSTEALAAVVRICAETRTPIVPQGGNTGLTGASQPHADGTEIVLSTNRLNRIREIDIDNDTMTVEAGCILANIQNAARDIGRLFPMSLAAEGSCQIGGNIATNAGGVQVVRYGNMRNLVAGLEVVLPDGRIWDGLRGLRKDNAGYDMKQIFIGSEGTLGIVTAAVLKLSPLPRATATALVAVSAPSDAVDLLTRAKGVAGDRIITFELIQRDCIDVARRHVPDVPDPLRDRYPWYVLVELADQDGGNRLAEMLEGILEAGMEAGEVLDGVVAASKAQADSLWRIREGIPEGQKREGVSFKHDVSVPISRVARFLDRANAALERECPGIRPFAFGHLGDGNIHFNPIQAEGGDPAEWKAKLATVNAIVHDIVVDLGGSISAEHGIGRLRIDEMPRYKSPVELDMMATLKRAFDPHNIMNPGKILRA; encoded by the coding sequence TTGTCCAATGACACCCTGAACACCGGGCGGCCGGACTTCGCGACGGCCGTGCTCGCCCCGATCCACGCCATCGTCGGCGACCGCGGGCTGATCACCGATCCCGGCACCATGCAGCCCTTCATGGAATCCTGGCGCGACGGCTGGGTCGGCCGCTCCCCCGCCGTGGTGCTTCCCGACAGCACCGAGGCGCTGGCCGCCGTGGTGCGCATCTGCGCGGAGACGCGCACCCCCATCGTGCCCCAAGGCGGCAACACCGGCCTGACCGGGGCCAGCCAGCCGCACGCCGACGGGACGGAGATCGTCCTCTCCACCAACCGGCTGAACCGCATCCGCGAGATCGACATCGACAACGACACGATGACGGTCGAGGCCGGCTGCATCCTCGCCAACATCCAGAACGCGGCGCGCGACATCGGCCGTCTGTTCCCGATGAGCCTCGCCGCCGAGGGCTCCTGCCAGATCGGCGGCAACATCGCCACCAACGCCGGCGGCGTGCAGGTCGTGCGCTACGGCAACATGCGCAACCTCGTCGCCGGGCTGGAGGTGGTGCTGCCCGACGGGCGGATCTGGGACGGGCTGCGCGGGCTGCGCAAGGACAACGCCGGCTACGACATGAAGCAGATCTTCATCGGGTCGGAGGGCACGCTGGGCATCGTCACCGCCGCGGTGCTGAAGCTGTCGCCGCTGCCGCGCGCCACCGCCACGGCGCTGGTCGCGGTGTCGGCGCCCAGCGACGCCGTCGATCTGCTGACCCGCGCCAAGGGTGTCGCCGGCGACCGCATCATCACCTTCGAGCTGATCCAGCGCGACTGCATCGACGTGGCCCGCCGCCATGTGCCGGACGTGCCCGACCCACTGCGCGACCGCTATCCCTGGTACGTGCTGGTCGAGCTGGCCGACCAGGACGGCGGCAACCGTCTGGCCGAGATGCTGGAAGGCATCCTGGAAGCCGGAATGGAGGCCGGGGAGGTGCTGGACGGCGTCGTCGCCGCCTCCAAGGCCCAGGCCGATTCGCTGTGGCGCATCCGCGAGGGCATTCCGGAAGGCCAGAAGCGCGAGGGCGTGTCCTTCAAGCACGACGTGTCGGTGCCGATCTCCCGCGTGGCGCGCTTCCTCGACCGCGCCAACGCGGCGCTGGAGCGGGAATGCCCGGGCATCCGCCCCTTCGCCTTCGGCCATCTCGGCGACGGCAACATCCACTTCAACCCGATCCAGGCGGAGGGCGGCGACCCGGCCGAATGGAAGGCGAAGCTTGCGACGGTCAACGCCATCGTCCACGACATCGTGGTCGACCTTGGCGGCTCCATCTCCGCCGAGCACGGCATCGGGCGGCTGCGCATCGACGAGATGCCGCGCTACAAGTCCCCGGTCGAGCTGGACATGATGGCGACGCTGAAGCGCGCCTTCGATCCGCACAACATCATGAACCCCGGCAAGATCCTGCGCGCCTGA